The Leptidea sinapis chromosome 15, ilLepSina1.1, whole genome shotgun sequence genome window below encodes:
- the LOC126968337 gene encoding putative nuclease HARBI1: protein MSFESFIEYMYDSPYDYLSRRYLRDAENPMEIYDENEFRIRFRFTKNIVASFLLPLLFQNTGDSNRGLPIPPVIQMLAALRFYATGNFQIVCGDLHQISQSVVSRIVANVSKTLAFKIRRFIKFPDVPERANVKIQFHHVAGFPGVIGCIDCTHIPIINPNRQNGEVFRNRKGWFSINVQIVCGPRMEIYDIVARWPGSVHDSRIFTNSRCYMRFEEGEMAGLLIGDSGYAQASYMYTPVHNPQSQPEFRYNRAHISTRNITERFNGVWKRKFACLNRKLQNNLSNTCNIIVACAVLHNISIETNQEMIEPLTNLAVVPVPLTGDTARGSVIMAAFIARHFS from the exons atgtctttcgaaagttttattgaatatatgtaCGATAGTCCTTACGACTACTTATCGCGACGATATTTACGAGATGCAGAAAATCCGATGGAAatttatgatgaaaatgaatttcGAATAAGATTCCGCTTCACCAAAAATATTGTGGCAAGCTTTTTGTTACCCCTGCTGTTCCAAAATACCGGAGACAGCAATCGTGGATTGCCGATTCCACCCGTGATCCAAATGCTAGCAGCCTTACGATTTTACGCAACTGGAAACTTTCAA ATTGTTTGCGGCGACTTGCACCAAATAAGTCAATCAGTTGTTTCAAGGATTGTGGCCAATGTATCGAAAACTTTAGCTTTTAAAATAAGGCGCTTTATTAAATTTCCTGACGTCCCTGAGCGAGCTAATGTGAAGATTCAATTTCATCATGTTGCTGGATTTCCTGGGGTTATTGGATGCATTGATTGTACCCATATTCCAATAATAAATCCAAACCGACAAAATGGCGAAGTATTTCGCAATCGTAAAGGTTGGTTTTCAATTAATGTGCAAATAGTATGTGGCCCTCGGATGGAAATATATGATATCGTAGCACGCTGGCCTGGATCTGTCCATGACTCTAGAATATTTACTAATAGCAGGTGTTATATGAGATTTGAAGAAGGGGAAATGGCAGGTTTACTGATTGGTGATAGTGGTTATGCCCAGGCATCATACATGTATACACCAGTCCATAATCCACAATCACAACCTGAATTCAGATATAATAGGGCCCATATCAGTACTAGAAATATTACAGAAAGGTTTAATGGTGTATGGAAAAGAAAATTTGCATGTTTGAATAGAAAACTGCAAAATAATCTGTCAAATACATGTAATATTATAGTGGCATGTGCTGTGCTgcataatattagtattgagACCAATCAAGAAATGATTGAACCCTTAACCAATCTTGCTGTAGTTCCAGTCCCTCTCACTGGTGATACAGCACGAGGTAGTGTTATAATGGCTGCATTTATAGCAAGACATTTTAGTTAA